Genomic window (Streptomyces yatensis):
TTCGGGTCCCTGCGCACCCCCGTGGTGCTGCTGTCGGCGACTCTGCCCGCCTCCACTGCCGACGCATTCGTGCGCGCCTACCTGACAGGTGCCGGCCACAGGGCCTCCGCTCTGCCGCAGGGTGCCTTCAGCCCGTCGTATCCGGGCTGGCTGTTCGCCGATGCCGCGACCGCGACCGCCACCGTCATGGACGAGACCGCACGCCTTCGTCACGCCGCAGGCCAGCACCGTCAGGCCCGTATCCGCGTCCACGACGTGCGGCGCACACGGCTCGGCCCGCAGCCGCGCACCGTCGGGAGCACAGAGCGCCTCGCGGTGATCGGTGACGTGCTCACGCCCGTCATCAGCCACGGCGGATGCGCCGCGGTGACCTGCGCGACTGTCCCGGACGCCCAGGACACCTACCGGCACCTGAAGCACACCTGGCCCGGCGACCCGGCCGACCTCGTCCTGCTGCACGCCCGCTTCCCCGGCCACCACCGTGAACGTCTCCTGCGCACCCTGAGCCGCCGGCTGGGACCCACCGGCGAGCGCCCGGAGCGGCTCGTCGTTGTCACCACGAGCCTGCTCGACACGAGCCTGGACATCGACGTCGACCTGATGGTCAGCGACCTGGCCTCCGTCGCCCGCCTGCTGCAGCGTCTGGGACGCCTCGCACGCTTCGCCCTACGCTGGCAGAACGATGATGCCTCCCGCCGCCCGGTGTGGTGGGGCGACGGCCACATCCCGGACTTCCACGTCCTCGAACCCGTCTCGGCCGCCGGCGCCACTTCGATCCCGGCCGGCTGGCGCACCCTGGAATCCCCCTTCGTCCTGCGCGCCACTGCCGACCTGCTGCGCACCCGCTCACTGATCAGCCTGCCCGGCGATGTGCAGGACCTGGTCGAGCAGATCCACGGCCCGCACTCGCCCTTCGCCGGGGCCACCGAAGCCCTCAGATACGACGCGGCCCGCCTGCGGACAAAGGACACCATCGAACGGCACCTCAGCGCCCAGCATCTCCTCCCGCCGCCGGGCCGTGTCTCCTCCCTGGCCGACCTCCACCGCCAGCGCCTGACCACCGCGCAGGCCGCCACCCGGCTGGGCACGCTGCCCGTGCGGCTGCTGCCCTGCTACCGCACCGCCTCCGGCGGCCTCGCCCTCGACCGGGCCGGCCGCCACCCCCTTCCCACCGGGCCGCGTCTGGAGACCGCCGGCATCCGCCGCGTCCTGCAGCACACCCTGCCCGTCCCCGCCGCCTGGGTCGCCCGCCGCGGCCCCCAGCACCGTCCCCCGAGGCCTGGAGCACCCACCCCCTGCTCGCGGACCTGGTCCTGCTGCCCGCACCGGCCCACCACACCGGACACACCGAACAGTACGGCCGCTACCTGCTGCGCATGGACGACGAACTCGGCCTTGTCCACACCACAGCCCGCTGACCGGCAGGAGAACACCTCCCCGCCGCCGGGTATTCGTATGACTTATCTCGCCGTTTGTACACGCGGGGTCACTCTGTGATTATCTGAATGTGTGCCCGGTCGAAGATTCCACCGAGGCAAACGCCCCTGTGCCACAAGCACTCTGACGGGCCGCATGCACCATGTCCCGCCCGTTCCCGGCCGAGTGACGCCCAGGCCGCGGCCCCGCCGCCCTCCCCGCCGTCCCGGGACAGGGAAGCCCCGCACTCTCATCCCCCTCGCCCTTCTTCTCCTGCTGCCTCTGTGGAGCACCACCGTTGACACCGCCCGACCGCTTCAGCGCGGCCGACGACCCCTGGATCGACGTCCGTGACCAGCACGGCTACCACCGCACCGGCCTGCGCGGCCTGATCCTTGACGCCCACACCATCGAAGACCTCGCCGTGGCCGCCGCCCCGGCCGCATCGGCCATCCTGCGCATCGCGACCGTCCTGGCCGCCCGCATCACCGGCCTCGACGACCCCGAACTGAACGCCGACACCTGGAACCGGCACCGCAGTGAACTCCTCGGCCGTACCGACGGGTTCGACACCGACGCCGTCAACACCTACTTCGCGAAGTACTCCTTCGACGTGTTCGACCCGTTACGGCCCTGGATGCAGGACCCCCGGCTGCGCGAGCAGTGCGCGATACCCTCCGGCATCAACACGCTCGTCTTCGGACGCCCCGCAGGCAACAACCTGGCCTGGCTCAGCCCCCACCACGACCAAGCAGCGATGCCCCTGCCCACCGGCGAGGCACTCCAGCACCTCCTCATCCACCACTACTACGGAGCATCCGGCGGCTGCACCTCCCGCACAGCCGGCACACTCACATGCCCCCGCGCCGCCGCCGGCCCCCTGCGCGGCACCGTCTCCTTCCACCCCCTGGGCCGCACCCTGTACGAAACGCTCCTGGCAGGCATCCCGAAATTCACCGCCGACGAACAGAGCGAACCAGACCACTGCCCATGGGAAGAGCCCCAACTCCCCGACCCGCAAGCCCCCTTACCGCCCGCCACCTGGCCGGGACGGCGCCTGACAGGCATGAACCGGCACTCCGTGCTCCTCGTGCCCGGCGACGACGCGAGCACCGTCACCAACGCCTACCTGACCTGGTCCACCCAGCAGCCCCGGCTCGCGGTGACCGACCCCTACCTCGTCGTCCGCACCGGCACCGGCCGCCCGCCCCAAGCCCGTCCCCGCCGCGCGGACGCCGACCGCGCCTGGTGGCGCGAGCTGGACTCCCTGGTCCTGGCTCCCGACGAACAGCATGCGACACGCCGCCCGGAAGTCTTCGACACCCTCAACGACCTCCCACCCCCAGTACGCAAGAGCCTGCGCGTACGGGTCCACGGCTTCGACCAGGACACCAAAACCATCCAGCGCCGCTGGTACACGGCCATCACCCCGCCCCTGCTCGCCTGGAGTCAGGAACACGACCCCGCACGCGCCAACCGCATCTCCGAATGCTGCACCGCAGCCGAGAGCACCGCCTCCCGCCTGACGTTCCTGACCAACCAGGCGTGGAAGGACACCTGCCACGCAGCCCCCTCCTCAAAAGATCCCTCGTGGACCGCCACAGCCCGCAGCCTGTACTGGCAGCAAGCCGAAGCAGCGTTCTGGCACCTCCTGGACACCGACACCCCCGCACGGATCACGTTCGCCGACACCGCAGCCCGCGCCCTGCGCACCGCGACTGCCAGCGCCCGCTTCCGCCACCGCGCCGCCGCCCGCGCCATCGCCACAGCAGTCGACGCCCTCTACACCCGCCCCCCGCCGCCCGCGCACGCCAGGACCCTGATGCCCACTGCGATTGAGTACCGCCGCCACTACACCGGCTTCACCGCAAAGGTCGAGAAA
Coding sequences:
- the cas3 gene encoding CRISPR-associated helicase Cas3', giving the protein MGAVEDARLGGIDLGPWTEFDAASNTVYPLLFGMLDSAVMAFEVWERVVTVSQRDMLSEGMGLPAAQARSVVAFLAGLQDLGRMVPRFQRAHHAAWARLDDTLVEQAGGDTGWTPTARSSMHVALGVLTMSGYACAGNASPAVRAAQVVGGCRGFFLQADIEGAASARRVSVAAGGEAWDRLRHRYAAVVRHLTGAVHVPERLSVPAAVLAAGVGTVAGQLARQRSYWLPKAHMPAFGAAEHFTLASGEARDVLDAAWLEKLEWQDVPFAVAHPRARRPNRFQESLMTQLPSLVGKSGSGILVAADATGTGKSVGALQASRIFNAACGSRGVAWLSPSTATADASWELLEDYVRRHDPYRAPVALAHSHSWLNAAYSDRRLAAVELAPVPVAAGERVPPTGDAAGAGDDDPVTEPPRLLRGHDAALLAPFCAATVDQAQMAVLPVHSNAVRLLGLSGKTVVVDEAHALSAFSHLQLLRLLGWFGSLRTPVVLLSATLPASTADAFVRAYLTGAGHRASALPQGAFSPSYPGWLFADAATATATVMDETARLRHAAGQHRQARIRVHDVRRTRLGPQPRTVGSTERLAVIGDVLTPVISHGGCAAVTCATVPDAQDTYRHLKHTWPGDPADLVLLHARFPGHHRERLLRTLSRRLGPTGERPERLVVVTTSLLDTSLDIDVDLMVSDLASVARLLQRLGRLARFALRWQNDDASRRPVWWGDGHIPDFHVLEPVSAAGATSIPAGWRTLESPFVLRATADLLRTRSLISLPGDVQDLVEQIHGPHSPFAGATEALRYDAARLRTKDTIERHLSAQHLLPPPGRVSSLADLHRQRLTTAQAATRLGTLPVRLLPCYRTASGGLALDRAGRHPLPTGPRLETAGIRRVLQHTLPVPAAWVARRGPQHRPPRPGAPTPCSRTWSCCPHRPTTPDTPNSTAATCCAWTTNSALSTPQPADRQENTSPPPGIRMTYLAVCTRGVTL
- the casA gene encoding type I-E CRISPR-associated protein Cse1/CasA, with amino-acid sequence MTPPDRFSAADDPWIDVRDQHGYHRTGLRGLILDAHTIEDLAVAAAPAASAILRIATVLAARITGLDDPELNADTWNRHRSELLGRTDGFDTDAVNTYFAKYSFDVFDPLRPWMQDPRLREQCAIPSGINTLVFGRPAGNNLAWLSPHHDQAAMPLPTGEALQHLLIHHYYGASGGCTSRTAGTLTCPRAAAGPLRGTVSFHPLGRTLYETLLAGIPKFTADEQSEPDHCPWEEPQLPDPQAPLPPATWPGRRLTGMNRHSVLLVPGDDASTVTNAYLTWSTQQPRLAVTDPYLVVRTGTGRPPQARPRRADADRAWWRELDSLVLAPDEQHATRRPEVFDTLNDLPPPVRKSLRVRVHGFDQDTKTIQRRWYTAITPPLLAWSQEHDPARANRISECCTAAESTASRLTFLTNQAWKDTCHAAPSSKDPSWTATARSLYWQQAEAAFWHLLDTDTPARITFADTAARALRTATASARFRHRAAARAIATAVDALYTRPPPPAHARTLMPTAIEYRRHYTGFTAKVEKACTDPKARRTLRQGRGRPVDDCNGMHRFLSVLTHGYGQRRVHYTVASLIAHVDPLDAVRAAHATSTEQPTTPAATNPDPAPDLDPYSPATWRKRPNLGATLAHAVRTADFNETRTDELLAVLVRLSENQLHRRLPSLTGRLIDADLTPDWPVLLDDLAQRDHDRGRVATRWQDAFYRTLYLTSKETP